One genomic window of Micromonospora sp. WMMD1128 includes the following:
- the urtD gene encoding urea ABC transporter ATP-binding protein UrtD: MSDDRLDGLSVRDVRVSFDGFTAVDGVSLEVPAGDIRFLIGPNGAGKTTLVDAITGLVRATGSVCFGDQELLGRPVHRISRLGIGRTFQTSTIFEELSVVQNLDIAAGARRSWATLARRRRGIPDEVAAALATIGLTGRADQLAGTLAHGQKQWLEIGMLLVQDARLLLLDEPVAGMSHEERDATGALLETVSRDRTVVVIEHDMDFLRRFARSVTVLHAGKVLSEGTVAQVQADPRVQEVYLGHPVDAGSVPSGLEA, from the coding sequence ATGAGCGACGACCGACTCGACGGGCTGTCCGTCCGTGACGTGCGGGTCAGCTTCGACGGCTTCACCGCCGTCGACGGCGTCTCGCTCGAGGTGCCCGCCGGTGACATCCGGTTCCTGATCGGACCGAACGGCGCCGGCAAGACCACCCTGGTCGACGCGATCACCGGTCTGGTGCGGGCCACCGGCTCGGTGTGCTTCGGCGACCAGGAGCTGCTGGGTCGCCCGGTGCACCGGATCAGCCGGCTGGGCATCGGCCGGACGTTCCAGACGTCGACGATCTTCGAGGAGCTGTCGGTCGTGCAGAACCTCGACATCGCGGCGGGCGCCCGCCGGAGCTGGGCCACCCTGGCCCGGCGCCGGCGGGGGATCCCCGACGAGGTGGCCGCCGCGCTGGCGACCATCGGGCTGACCGGCCGGGCCGACCAACTCGCCGGCACCCTCGCGCACGGCCAGAAACAGTGGTTGGAGATCGGCATGCTGCTGGTGCAGGACGCGCGGCTGCTGCTGCTCGACGAGCCGGTCGCCGGGATGAGCCACGAGGAGCGCGACGCCACGGGCGCCCTGCTGGAGACGGTGAGCCGGGACCGCACGGTGGTGGTGATCGAGCACGACATGGACTTCCTGCGTCGCTTCGCGCGCAGCGTCACCGTGCTGCACGCGGGGAAGGTGCTCAGCGAGGGCACGGTGGCGCAGGTCCAGGCGGACCCGCGCGTACAGGAGGTCTACCTTGGCCACCCGGTCGACGCCGGGTCGGTCCCCAGCGGTCTGGAGGCATGA
- the urtE gene encoding urea ABC transporter ATP-binding subunit UrtE, whose amino-acid sequence MMLTLRGVHAGYGRSRVLHGVDLAVPPDGVAAVLGHNGAGKSTLLRVAAGLLRPTAGTVELDGEDVTRLAPHERVARGMAYVPQGQQCFPHLTAAENLRLVADGRRDGAVATAEVLDLFPALRPLLRRRAGLLSGGQRQQLAVARALITRPRLLMLDEPTEGIQPSVVAEIQERIVELTRQSGFSVLLVEQHLGFALRVANRYHVLESGRVTSHGDGGVTAEREVRAALAV is encoded by the coding sequence ATGATGCTGACCCTGCGTGGGGTGCACGCCGGATACGGGCGGTCCCGGGTGCTGCACGGCGTGGACCTCGCCGTCCCGCCCGACGGGGTGGCCGCGGTGCTCGGGCACAACGGCGCCGGTAAGAGCACCCTGCTGCGGGTCGCGGCGGGCCTGCTGCGCCCGACCGCCGGCACCGTCGAGCTGGACGGCGAGGACGTCACCCGGCTCGCGCCGCACGAGCGGGTGGCGCGCGGCATGGCGTACGTTCCGCAGGGCCAGCAGTGCTTCCCGCACCTGACGGCGGCGGAGAACCTGCGCCTCGTCGCCGACGGCCGGCGCGACGGCGCGGTGGCGACGGCGGAGGTGCTGGACCTGTTCCCGGCGCTGCGTCCGTTGCTGCGGCGGCGGGCCGGGCTGCTCTCCGGTGGTCAGCGCCAGCAACTCGCCGTCGCCCGCGCGTTGATCACCCGGCCGCGGCTGCTCATGCTCGACGAGCCGACCGAGGGCATCCAGCCGTCGGTGGTCGCCGAGATCCAGGAGCGGATCGTCGAGCTGACCCGGCAGTCCGGCTTCAGCGTGCTGCTCGTCGAGCAGCACCTCGGGTTCGCGCTGCGGGTGGCGAACCGCTACCACGTCCTCGAATCCGGCCGGGTCACCTCGCACGGCGACGGGGGAGTCACGGCGGAGCGGGAGGTGCGCGCGGCCCTCGCGGTCTGA